Proteins found in one Parasteatoda tepidariorum isolate YZ-2023 chromosome 7, CAS_Ptep_4.0, whole genome shotgun sequence genomic segment:
- the LOC107453705 gene encoding 52 kDa repressor of the inhibitor of the protein kinase-like yields MKPVDEQVGSAASRRKLENSKNITPIIETILFCGNQGLALRGHKDSGIISEQPGEENDGNFRALLCFRNETTDIAGIERLSLCVRYVDKENFNVTEQFLQFIPVHDLTGKAIASTILDQLQSMKVDMKKLRGQGYDGAASVSVKINGVQAHVRSIVPSALYVHCSAHSLNVAASNASEITGIRNCLGTTKTLYDFLNTPKRQYVLSSAIEEMETSSKREKIKQLCATSWMERYDSVTAVVELFEPIVETLQKISEWKDKESATQANSLLCTVSNCQFVISFLCIYKVFIITIHLCRYLQKTSIDLTEAVSLAEDVTKDLKLMRENATETFSEIFSSFSLMLTNIGSSTSMQIPRMMGRQKNRDNFPSSTPETYFRVSVFIPFIENFITQLNLRFVSHRDILKGFQCLLPADPFICQPSNIKAFEALVEFYAGDLDTCKESLKSELKLWYKRLKRISEDGGSVPKTAADALGMCNKDITPNIFKLLEILVVLPVSTIANERSFSTLRRLKIYLRNSTEIIE; encoded by the exons ATGAAACCTGTGGATGAACAAGTTGGCAGTGCAGCAAGcagaagaaaattagaaaatagtaaaaacattACTCCAATCATTGAAACCATCCTATTTTGTGGAAATCAAGGTCTCGCTCTAAGAGGACATAAGGATTCGGGAATAATTTCTGAACAACCAGGTGAAGAGAACGACGGAAATTTTCGGGCATTGCTTTGTTTCCGGA ATGAAACAACTGATATTGCAGGTATAGAGCGATTATCGTTATGCGTTCGATATGtcgataaagaaaattttaacgtCACCGAACAGTTTTTGCAATTCATTCCGGTGCATGACTTAACCGGAAAAGCAATAGCATCAACAATATTAGACCAATTACAGTCTATGAAAGTTGATATGAAAAAGTTACGGGGACAGGGGTACGATGGTGCTGCATCAGTGAGTGTAAAAATTAATGGTGTACAAGCCCACGTAAGAAGTATTGTCCCATCAGCACTCTATGTACATTGCTCTGCTCATAGCCTCAATGTGGCTGCATCAAATGCAAGCGAAATAACTGGCATTAGAAATTGCTTAGGGACAACTAAAACATTATACGACTTTTTAAATACGCCAAAAAGACAGTATGTCCTATCTTCAGCAATAGAGGAGATGGAAACCAGCTCTAAGAGGGAGAAAATTAAACAGCTATGTGCAACCAGTTGGATGGAAAGATACGACTCAGTAACCGCTGTGGTGGAACTTTTCGAGCCTATCGTTGAAacactacaaaaaatatcagaatggaAGGATAAGGAATCAGCTACCCAGGCTAATTCTTTACTTTGCACAGTATCTAATTGCCAGTTCGTAATatcttttttgtgcatttacAAAGTTTTCATCATAACAATCCATCTCTGTAGATACCTACAAAAAACAAGCATAGATTTGACAGAGGCAGTGAGTCTTGCAGAAGATGTCACTAAAGATCTAAAATTGATGCGTGAAAATGCCACTGAAACGTTCTCTGAAATATTCAGCTCTTTTTCTCTTATGCTAACAAACATTGGATCTTCCACTTCCATGCAAATCCCTAGAATGATGGGAAGACAGAAAAATCGCGATAATTTTCCTTCATCGACACCGGAAACATATTTCAGAGTTAgtgtttttattccatttatagaaaattttataacacaattaaacttaagatttGTATCGCATCGTGATATTTTGAAAGGATTTCAGTGTCTTCTACCTGCCGATCCTTTCATTTGCCAACCTTCAAACATAAAGGCTTTTGAAGCATTAGTGGAATTTTACGCTGGAGATTTGGATACCTGTAAAGAAAGCCTTAAGTCTGAACTAAAACTCTggtataaaagattaaaaaggatTAGTGAAGACGGAGGTAGTGTTCCAAAAACTGCGGCGGATGCTCTTGGAATGTGCAATAAAGATATAACaccaaacattttcaaactcCTAGAAATATTGGTCGTTCTACCTGTTTCAACAATTGCAAACGAAAGATCCTTTTCGACTTTACGCCGTTTGAAGATTTATTTACGCAACTCAACGGAAATAATAGAATGA